In one Poecilia reticulata strain Guanapo linkage group LG8, Guppy_female_1.0+MT, whole genome shotgun sequence genomic region, the following are encoded:
- the rras gene encoding ras-related protein R-Ras — MSGEEERFKLVVVGGGGVGKSALTIQFIQSYFVSDYDPTIEDSYTKVCTVDGKETRLDILDTAGQEEFGAMREQYMRSGEGFLLVFALNDRSSFHEVQKFHTQILRVKDRDDFPMVLVGNKADLEQHRVISREDAQAFAIENKIHYMEASAKNRYNVDEAFMELVQIIRRFQEMESPPPPTQQTGKQNSRGCPCVIL, encoded by the exons ATGAGTGGGGAAGAAGAGAGATTCAAACTGGTGGTAGTGGGAGGAGGTGGAGTGGGGAAGAGCGCCCTGACCATCCAGTTCATCCAG TCCTACTTTGTGTCAGACTACGACCCCACCATTGAAGACTCCTACACCAAGGTGTGCACTGTGGATGGGAAGGAGACTCGGCTAGACA TTCTAGATACAGCAGGCCAGGAGGAGTTTGGTGCCATGAGGGAGCAGTACATGCGCTCTGGAGAAGGCTTCTTACTGGTGTTTGCTCTCAACGACCGGAGCAG TTTTCATGAGGTCCAGAAGTTCCACACCCAGATCCTGAGGGTAAAGGACCGAGACGACTTTCCCATGGTGCTGGTTGGAAACAAGGCTGACCTGGAGCAGCATAGAGTG ATCTCCAGGGAGGATGCTCAGGCGTTTGCCATAGAGAACAAGATTCACTACATGGAAGCTTCTGCCAAGAATCGCTACAATGTGGATGAAGCTTTCATGGAGCTGGTGCAGATCATCAG ACGGTTTCAGGAGATGGAGAGTCCTCCTCCTCCAACTCAACAAACTGGGAAACAGAACAGTCGTGGCTGTCCCTGTGTCATCCTGTAG